A section of the Humulus lupulus chromosome 2, drHumLupu1.1, whole genome shotgun sequence genome encodes:
- the LOC133818833 gene encoding probable peroxidase 61 → MGGIQQRKGSHFLPILVVVVLSLCQLRFSKAANGLQKPVRLRRNFYKYQKTCKDVENYVNHQVQISWKSDKSIVAKLLRLTYSDCFVTGCDASILLNGPKSEKTALQNRGLGGFVLIDKIKEVLEERCPGVVSCADILQLATRDAVHLAGGPSYILLTGRRDGMTSSASSVDIPSPSMSANETLAYFNSKGLDVRDMATLLGAHTVGRTHCRNIEDRLYNFKGTKRADPTMDPYLVQSLRKQCPERLRKGQSDPLVYLNPESGNRYNFTESFYRRANNNQAVLGIDQQLLYRDDTKELNLQFANSFQDFKLSIALSMNRMGSINVLTGDLGEIRRTCNMTNKDNPRLK, encoded by the exons atgggtgGAATCCAACAGAGGAAGGGTTCGCATTTTCTGCCAATACTAGTGGTGGTAGTACTAAGCTTGTGTCAGCTACGGTTTTCGAAGGCGGCGAATGGGCTGCAGAAACCTGTGAGATTGAGACGTAACTTTTACAAGTATCAAAAAACTTGTAAAGATGTAGAGAATTATGTGAACCACCAAGTTCAAATATCATGGAAAAGCGATAAAAGCATCGTTGCCAAGCTCCTCCGACTCACTTATTCTGATTGCTTTGTCACT GGATGTGATGCATCAATTCTTCTAAATGGTCCAAAATCAGAGAAAACTGCCCTTCAGAATAGAGGACTAGGAGGGTTTGTTTTAATAGACAAGATCAAGGAAGTCCTAGAAGAAAGGTGCCCAGGAGTGGTCTCTTGTGCTGACATTCTCCAACTTGCCACTAGGGATGCCGTTCATTTG GCTGGTGGACCATCTTACATCCTCCTTACCGGAAGAAGGGATGGAATGACATCAAGTGCTTCATCAGTGGACATTCCATCTCCATCCATGTCAGCCAACGAAACACTTGCATACTTCAACTCTAAAGGTTTAGATGTGCGAGACATGGCTACACTTCTTG GTGCGCACACAGTGGGAAGAACACATTGTCGTAACATCGAAGACCGGCTGTACAATTTCAAAGGCACCAAAAGAGCAGACCCAACCATGGATCCTTACTTGGTACAGTCATTGAGAAAGCAATGTCCAGAAAGACTAAGGAAGGGGCAAAGCGACCCGCTGGTGTACCTAAACCCAGAATCCGGCAACCGTTACAATTTCACAGAATCCTTCTATAGAAGAGCTAACAATAACCAAGCTGTTCTTGGAATTGATCAGCAGCTACTCTATAGGGATGACACCAAGGAACTTAATCTTCAGTTTGCCAATAGTTTTCAAGATTTCAAGCTATCAATTGCCCTTTCAATGAATCGAATGGGAAGTATAAATGTTTTGACTGGAGATCTAGGAGAGATACGTCGGACTTGCAACATGACAAATAAGGATAACCCTCGTCTCAAATAG